In the genome of Clostridium cagae, one region contains:
- a CDS encoding GNAT family N-acetyltransferase, which translates to MECNLKIKIEASKLSKNEYIIKDKSDITVGRFCIIELADSSKKCDIKLSFYKTCKYELLKEALIMILRAVFKDLNIFKVNIRAVEGIEVNSFFDLGFTLEGVFSNNEYHNGEFLDELSFGITRTEYNHKIKPSFIELKGENIVLRNLTPGNANDLLEYYIRNKEYLAPFEPNRDSNFYTLNGQRDLLNESYRQFLNGNAIEVGIFKKYNFIGKIKVSSIVYGSFKNGIIGYSIDKLEQGHGYMKEAVNLFIDYLFTEEDLHRVEASALLENEKSKGVLKGCRFNELGINKKYLFINGQWKDHVTYYITKDEFYRK; encoded by the coding sequence ATGGAATGTAATTTGAAGATAAAAATAGAAGCAAGTAAGCTATCAAAGAATGAATATATAATTAAAGATAAAAGTGATATAACAGTTGGTAGATTTTGTATAATAGAGCTTGCTGATTCAAGCAAAAAGTGTGATATTAAGCTTAGTTTTTATAAGACGTGTAAATATGAATTATTAAAAGAGGCATTAATTATGATCCTAAGAGCTGTGTTTAAGGATTTAAATATATTTAAGGTTAATATTAGGGCTGTAGAGGGAATTGAGGTTAATTCCTTTTTTGATTTAGGCTTTACTTTAGAAGGAGTATTCAGTAATAATGAATATCATAATGGTGAATTTTTAGATGAGCTATCATTTGGAATAACTCGTACAGAATATAATCATAAGATAAAGCCTTCATTTATAGAATTAAAAGGTGAAAATATAGTATTAAGAAATTTAACACCTGGAAATGCAAATGATTTATTAGAATATTATATAAGGAATAAGGAATATTTAGCTCCATTTGAACCTAATAGAGATAGTAATTTTTATACATTAAATGGACAAAGAGATCTATTAAATGAAAGTTATAGACAGTTTTTAAATGGAAATGCTATTGAAGTAGGGATATTTAAAAAGTATAATTTCATTGGAAAGATAAAGGTGTCTAGTATAGTGTATGGGAGTTTTAAAAATGGAATAATAGGATATTCTATAGATAAATTAGAACAAGGACACGGATATATGAAAGAGGCTGTTAATCTTTTTATAGATTATCTTTTTACTGAAGAAGATCTGCATAGGGTAGAAGCGTCAGCGCTATTAGAAAATGAAAAATCAAAAGGTGTATTAAAAGGCTGTAGATTTAATGAATTAGGTATAAATAAAAAATATTTGTTTATTAATGGACAATGGAAAGATCATGTTACTTATTATATTACTAAAGATGAGTTTTATAGGAAGTAA
- the glcT gene encoding glucose PTS transporter transcription antiterminator GlcT, translating into MTIILNKSEVVSKVFNNNIVLVDSSDKEKILFAKGIGFGKKPGHVISENTEIEKIFTIENKENIKSLQGMIEKIDDEFFAVCEEAIYEISKQLNEELNEHIHIGLIDHLFFAVKRMKNNEQIENPFLIETETLYSEEFRLAKIVAERVGNYSNVFIPDGEVAFIALHIHSSLNNGKLSNTIRNTYVSSNIAEYVEERLGIKINKKSLDYARFCTHIKFALQRIMDNTSVHNDLSRIIKKTYKESYSISQGIAKIIEEEFKVKVTKDEIAFLTIHVERFKASKVN; encoded by the coding sequence ATGACAATAATACTTAATAAAAGCGAAGTAGTGTCAAAGGTTTTTAACAATAATATAGTTTTAGTTGATTCATCTGATAAAGAAAAAATACTTTTTGCTAAAGGTATAGGATTTGGAAAAAAACCAGGTCATGTGATATCTGAAAATACAGAAATAGAAAAAATATTTACAATAGAAAACAAAGAAAATATAAAAAGTCTTCAAGGTATGATAGAAAAAATTGATGATGAGTTCTTTGCTGTTTGTGAAGAAGCTATATATGAAATATCTAAACAATTGAATGAAGAATTAAATGAACATATACACATTGGGCTAATAGATCATTTATTTTTTGCGGTTAAAAGAATGAAAAATAATGAACAAATAGAAAACCCTTTTTTAATTGAAACAGAAACTTTATATTCAGAAGAATTTAGATTGGCTAAAATAGTGGCAGAAAGAGTTGGGAACTATTCAAATGTATTTATACCTGATGGTGAAGTTGCGTTTATAGCTCTTCATATACATTCTTCATTAAATAATGGAAAACTTTCTAATACAATAAGAAATACTTATGTAAGTAGCAATATAGCTGAATATGTTGAGGAAAGATTAGGAATAAAGATAAATAAAAAATCTTTAGATTATGCAAGATTTTGTACTCATATTAAATTTGCACTTCAAAGAATAATGGATAATACAAGTGTTCATAACGACTTATCTAGAATTATAAAGAAGACTTACAAGGAATCATATTCAATATCACAAGGAATTGCTAAGATTATTGAAGAGGAATTTAAAGTTAAAGTGACAAAAGATGAAATTGCATTTTTAACTATTCATGTGGAAAGATTCAAGGCATCTAAAGTTAATTAA
- a CDS encoding PTS transporter subunit EIIC encodes MLQYLQRIGKAIMLPIAALPIAGILLGVGGALLGIAGLNNPPSVYEPLIAFVSIPAVTAILTVMKNIGDIIFGNLPILFAVGVAVGLAKKDKGTAALASVFGFIVMNQVISTLLALGVTQLGVLTPDSFGEYGTYITTNLGIFTLNMSVFGGIITGIITAILHDRFHEIQLPQILGFFSGSRFVPIITAVTMAIVGAILAFLWPVVQDGIGVIANLVRNAGFIGSFFYGVIERALIPFGLHHVFYTPFWFGSFVDGQILVNGTWQTVAGANTAYFAQLSSMTDLVGASADTMSTIVSGTTRFMAGKFPFMMFGLPAAAFAMYRAAAPSKRKTVGSLLLAAAITSLLTGITEPLEFTFIFVAPVLYGVHCILAGLSFMLMDIFNVFIGMTFSGGLIDFSLFGLLPAGAGVPTKWFMVLLIGVVYAVVYYFLFYFMITKLNLKTPGRDENEEETKLYTKADYQGKKGNAKSEIVEKAPAVLAALGGEENIVSVDACITRLRVEVKDKAKVDKDELKTLGAAGVMEVGNGIQAIFGAKADGYKNAINDILGIS; translated from the coding sequence ATGCTTCAATATTTACAAAGAATAGGTAAAGCTATAATGCTACCAATCGCAGCTTTACCAATCGCAGGTATATTATTAGGAGTTGGTGGAGCTTTACTTGGAATTGCAGGATTAAATAATCCACCATCAGTTTATGAACCACTTATAGCATTTGTTAGTATTCCAGCAGTTACTGCTATATTAACAGTAATGAAAAATATAGGTGATATTATTTTTGGAAACTTACCAATACTATTTGCAGTTGGTGTTGCAGTAGGTCTTGCTAAAAAAGACAAAGGTACAGCAGCATTAGCATCAGTATTTGGGTTTATCGTAATGAATCAAGTTATTTCAACATTACTAGCTTTAGGAGTTACTCAATTAGGAGTTCTTACTCCAGACAGTTTTGGTGAATATGGTACATATATTACAACTAATTTAGGTATATTCACATTAAATATGTCAGTATTTGGTGGTATTATTACAGGTATTATTACAGCAATATTACATGATAGATTCCATGAAATCCAATTACCACAAATATTAGGATTTTTCTCAGGATCAAGATTTGTTCCTATAATAACAGCAGTTACTATGGCAATTGTAGGAGCTATATTAGCATTCTTATGGCCAGTAGTTCAAGATGGTATTGGAGTTATAGCTAACTTAGTTAGAAATGCAGGATTTATAGGAAGCTTTTTCTATGGAGTCATTGAAAGAGCATTAATTCCATTTGGATTACATCATGTATTCTATACTCCATTCTGGTTTGGATCATTTGTTGATGGTCAAATATTAGTTAATGGAACTTGGCAAACAGTAGCAGGTGCAAACACTGCATACTTTGCTCAATTATCAAGCATGACTGACTTAGTAGGTGCATCAGCAGATACTATGTCAACAATAGTTAGTGGAACTACAAGATTCATGGCAGGTAAATTCCCATTCATGATGTTTGGATTACCAGCAGCAGCTTTTGCTATGTATAGAGCAGCAGCTCCAAGCAAGAGAAAAACAGTTGGATCATTATTATTAGCAGCAGCGATTACTTCATTATTAACAGGTATTACTGAACCATTAGAATTTACATTCATATTCGTTGCTCCAGTATTATATGGAGTACACTGTATATTAGCAGGTTTATCATTCATGTTAATGGATATATTTAATGTATTCATAGGAATGACATTCTCAGGTGGATTAATTGACTTTAGTTTATTTGGATTACTTCCAGCAGGAGCAGGAGTTCCAACTAAATGGTTTATGGTTCTATTAATAGGAGTAGTTTATGCAGTAGTTTATTATTTCTTATTCTACTTCATGATTACCAAGCTTAATTTAAAAACTCCTGGTAGAGATGAAAATGAAGAAGAAACTAAATTATACACTAAAGCTGACTACCAAGGTAAAAAGGGAAACGCTAAAAGTGAAATAGTTGAAAAAGCACCAGCTGTATTAGCAGCATTAGGTGGAGAAGAAAATATCGTAAGTGTTGACGCTTGTATAACAAGACTTAGAGTTGAAGTTAAAGACAAAGCTAAAGTTGATAAAGATGAATTAAAAACTTTAGGTGCAGCAGGTGTTATGGAAGTTGGTAATGGAATTCAAGCTATATTTGGAGCTAAAGCCGATGGATATAAAAATGCTATCAATGATATATTAGGTATTAGTTAA
- a CDS encoding PTS sugar transporter subunit IIA, with amino-acid sequence MFGLFKKKKEDSNLKLVAPITGKAIPLSEVPDPVFAQKMAGDGLAIEPSDNVAVAPADGELTLVFNTKHAFAMTLANGTELLVHIGIETVSLNGEGFEQLVEQGTKVKAGTPIIKFDREFIKSKGLPLITPVLITNVDSLKSIKATENVATVAGETSIIEYTL; translated from the coding sequence ATGTTTGGATTATTTAAGAAGAAAAAAGAAGATAGCAATTTAAAATTAGTAGCACCTATTACAGGTAAAGCAATTCCTTTATCAGAAGTTCCTGATCCAGTTTTTGCTCAAAAAATGGCTGGAGATGGTTTAGCTATAGAACCTTCTGACAACGTAGCTGTTGCTCCTGCTGATGGTGAATTAACTTTAGTATTTAATACTAAACATGCATTCGCAATGACACTAGCAAATGGTACAGAACTTTTAGTTCATATTGGTATCGAAACAGTATCTTTAAACGGAGAAGGATTTGAACAATTAGTAGAACAAGGAACTAAAGTTAAAGCTGGAACTCCTATAATTAAGTTTGATAGAGAATTCATCAAATCAAAAGGACTGCCATTAATAACTCCTGTTTTAATAACTAACGTTGATTCATTAAAGTCAATAAAAGCTACTGAAAATGTAGCTACTGTAGCTGGTGAAACTTCAATAATAGAATATACTCTATAA